One window of the Eucalyptus grandis isolate ANBG69807.140 chromosome 6, ASM1654582v1, whole genome shotgun sequence genome contains the following:
- the LOC104450403 gene encoding peroxidase 7 translates to MKAFVPSALFLVALHLISATVRAGGLPVEAYGLSFQYYQESCPNFEAIVSRKVKEWIKKDYTLAPALMRLHFHDCVVRGCDASILLNYPGSERSAAESKTLRGFEVINDIKAALEKSCPKMASCADILTSAARDATVLAGGPFWMVPYGRKDGRVSVAKEASKVPVGHENVTSLLQLFQSQGLNVLDLVVLSGAHTIGRSTCGSIQSRLYNYKSTGKPDPTLNREYGNYLKRKCRWASEYVYLDGRTPKTFDNMYYKNLQKKMGLLSTDQYLNSDSRTGPLVSALATQPELFNYQFGVSMAKLGNVQVLTGDEGEVRTNCNAVNRY, encoded by the exons ATGAAAGCCTTTGTGCCGTCGGCGCTGTTTCTCGTCGCCCTTCACTTGATTTCGGCCACCGTCCGAGCAGGCGGGCTGCCGGTCGAAGCGTACGGGCTGTCGTTCCAGTACTACCAGGAGAGTTGCCCCAATTTTGAGGCCATCGTGAGCAGGAAAGTGAAAGAATGGATTAAGAAGGACTATACTTTGGCACCAGCCCTGATGAGGTTGCATTTCCACGACTGCGTCGTCAGG GGATGCGACGCGTCGATACTATTGAACTACCCAGGGAGCGAGAGGAGCGCCGCGGAGAGCAAGACTCTCAGGGGGTTCGAGGTGATCAACGACATAAAGGCGGCGCTTGAGAAGAGCTGCCCGAAGATGGCATCGTGCGCTGACATCCTGACCTCGGCCGCGAGGGACGCCACCGTGTTGGCCGGCGGGCCGTTCTGGATGGTCCCGTACGGGCGCAAGGACGGGAGGGTCTCCGTCGCCAAGGAGGCCAGCAAGGTGCCGGTTGGCCACGAGAACGTCACGTCTCTCCTCCAGCTTTTCCAATCCCAAGGATTGAATGTCCTTGACTTGGTTGTTCTCTCAG GCGCGCACACGATAGGGCGAAGCACCTGCGGGTCCATCCAATCGCGGCTCTACAACTACAAGTCCACCggaaaacccgacccgaccctcAACCGGGAGTACGGGAACTACCTGAAGCGGAAGTGCCGGTGGGCGTCGGAGTACGTGTACCTCGACGGGAGGACCCCGAAAACCTTCGACAACATGTACTACAAGAACTTGCAGAAGAAGATGGGCCTCCTCTCCACCGACCAGTACCTCAACTCCGACTCCCGGACCGGGCCGCTCGTGTCGGCGCTCGCCACCCAGCCCGAGCTCTTCAACTACCAGTTCGGCGTCTCCATGGCCAAGCTCGGCAACGTCCAGGTGCTCACCGGCGACGAAGGCGAGGTCCGCACCAACTGCAACGCCGTCAACCGCTActga